Genomic segment of Vibrio natriegens NBRC 15636 = ATCC 14048 = DSM 759:
GTGATCTGGCTGCCACCTAGCAGACGGGCTAATTCTGCCACGCGTTGTTGTTCATCCAGAGCGTGCATCTGGGTTTCCGTCTGACCTTTTTTAGTCTGCTTCGCTACAAACATTTGCTGATGTCCACAGCCTGCCACTTGAGGAAGGTGAGTGACACATAGTACCTGAGTTGACTCTCCCAATTTACGCAGCATTTTACCTACTACGGCGGCGGTCGGGCCACTGATACCTACATCGACTTCATCGAAGATGAGGCTTGGAGTATCGACTTTCTGAGCGGTGATAACCTGAATCGCTAACGATATGCGTGATAGCTCACCACCGGACGCGACTTTAGCGATTGGTTGCAGTGGCTGGCCCGGGTTTGTTGAAACTAGGAAACAAACGCTGTCCATACCCAATGGAGAAGGATGGGCATTATCGTTATTGACTGCAATGCTGAACACGGCTTTTTCCATGCTTAGTTCGTGCATGCTTTGGCTAATTAGTTTATTCAGTTCTTTAGCGTAACGACTGCGTGATTTATGTAATTTTTCCGCTGCAGTTAAGAAGCTTTGATACTTTTGTTCCACTTCCTGTGCGAGTTCATCCAATCGTTCATCAGAACAATCTAAGGCTTCTATTTGGGCCAGAAGGTCTTGATGATGCTGGTAAAGTTCCTCTGGCATAACATGATGTTTACGTGCCATAGACATGACTTTGGAGAAACGTTCTTCCACATAAGCCATGCGACCCGGATCGACATCAATGCCGTCAAGGTAGCTGCGGAGTTCGTTTTTGGTTTCTTCCAACTGAATCATGGCTTCTGCCAGCATATTTGGCAGTTCTGCTAATTTTTCATCTAACTCAGCTAATTGAATCAGGGAGTGATTGGCCGATTGCAAAATACCAAGCGCATTGACTTCTTCACCTTCGTAAATAAGTTCGATGGCTTGTTGACAGGTAGCGGCGAGTTCACCGCTATTGGACAGTCGTTTGTGCTCTTGTTCGAGTTCTGCAAATTCTTCTTCACCTAGCGATAACTCATTCAGTTCTTTGATTTGGTATTCAAGCAATTGCTTTTGTGCCTGATTCTGTTGGCTGTTTTCCTTTAGTTGCTTGAGGTTGTTGTCAGCTTGACGCCAGTGCTGATAAGCACTGCGAGTACTTTTTAGTAGATTAAGGTGACCCGCATATTGATCCAGCATGGCCATTTGATGATCACTTTTCATCAACTGGTGGTGGGCGTGTTGACCATGAATATTGATCAGAAGCTGCCCGAGAGATTTGAGTTGTGAAAGTGGTACCGGACTGCCGTTAATGAAGGCTCTTGAACGGCCTTCTTTTGTAATGATGCGACGTAAAATACACTCACTGCCATCGAGCAGATCATTATCTTCTAGCCAACGCGTTGCATGTAAGTTGTTATCCAGTAAAAAAGCGGCACTCACTTCGGTTTTTTCTTCACCTTGTCGAACCATGCCTGCATCAGCACGCCCACCTAAGCAGAGACCGAGCGCATCAATAGCAATAGATTTACCCGCACCTGTCTCACCCGTAATGGTGGTCATGCCCTTAGACAGCTCGAGTTGTAAAGACTTAACAATCGCAAAATTATTAACACTTAGATGAGCCAGCATTTTTATTTACCTGTATAACTGAACAATACTGTATAAGAAAACAGTATATACTGTTTGTTCATACAGTAAAGGTGGTCTTTAAATTTTTTGTTGGTGAAATGGACTTTTGTGATGGATTAGGAAAAACGAGTCTATGAGAGGCAACGACTTATTTAAATTGAAAGAGTTAGGGGGATATTGAATAAAAGGACTTAGGAAGATAGGCGACGGTAATTGGGAGGTTTTAATGCTTTCTAACTACAGAGATTAAAAAGCAGGCATGTGGATACCTGCGTTTGTAAATAGAATAACAGAGGTTAAAAGAGCTTGCTCGACCAGCCTAGTTTGTTTCTCAGAACGTGGTAGTAACTGTAGTCTTTTGGATGAACAAGTTTTAGCACATTAGGGCTCTGGTAAATGTGGATCTCGTCGCCCGGAGAAACAGGCAAAGATACCTGACCATCACAACTGACTTCTTGCGTGCCACGGTTTTCTGGAGATACCAGCAATTTGATACGGCGGTTACCATCGACGACCAAAGGTCGGCTGGAAAGTGTGTGCGGGAACATCGGTACCAAAGAGATCGCGTTCAAGCTTGGTGAAAGAATTGGACCTCCACCAGAAAGCGAGTAGGCGGTAGAACCTGTCGGAGTCGATACGATCAAACCATCTGCACGCAATGAAAAAGCAAAGCTTTCATCGATATAAACTTCAAATTCAATCATATGTGCGATTTGGCCAGGGTGGAGTACAGCTTCGTTTAAAGCGGCGTTGTGACTTTTAATTTGGCCATGTCGATGCACTTCAGCTTCAAGTAGAAAGCGCTCTTCTTCAATATACTCACCGTCCAGTACAGCTTTAAGAGCGGCTTGGAAATCGTCTGGGTTTAAATCCGTCAGAAAGCCTAAGTTACCTCTGTTGACTCCAATTACGGGAACGTCAAAACGAGATAAAATTCGTGCGGCTCCGAGCATATTACCGTCACCACCGACCACAATCGCCAGATCTGCGTTTTGTCCTAGCTCAACTAAGCTCGCAAACTGCTTTGGCGGGATCTCGTCTAAAATTGCAGTAAGACGATCGTCAATAAATACTTGGTAACCTTCTGATGTCAGCCATTGGTACAGCTCACTATGAGTCTGAATAGCTTGTTGATCTCTAGGTTTACCGATAATCGCGATCACGTTACATGGATTTTTCATAGCATTTCCGCATTAAAGAGGCTTGAATCAGGAATCTTCATCCCCATAATAATGGCAAGTTACCTAAATATGCGAATTTTTATGTGTTTAAAGCCCGCAAAAAACGCATGGCTTGAAGGGCATTACGTTGAATTCTGGAGATATCATGAGCAACGAAGAAAACAAAGTTACAGAAGAAGAGCTTGATCAAATCATCGAAGAGGCTGAGAAAGTGGAAGCAGCAGCTCAGGAAGCTGAAGCGGAGCTGGAAGAAGTTGGTGACGAGAAAGACGCTAAAATTGCTCAACTAGAAGCAGCACTACTGTCTAGCGAGACAAAAGTGAAAGATCAGCAAGACGCGGTTCTGCGTGCAAAAGCTGATGTCGAGAACATGCGTCGTCGTACTGAGCAAGAGATCGATAAAGCGCGTAAATACGCTCTGAACAAGTTCGCAGAGGAACTGCTTCCTGTTATTGACAACTTAGAGCGCGCAATTCAGGCGGCAGACACAGAAAATGAGGTCATTAAGCCGATCCTTGAAGGTGTGGAACTGACTCACAAAACCTTCGTTGATGTGGTTTCTAAATTTGGCCTGAAGGAAATTAATCCAGAAGGTGAGGCATTCAACCCTGAATTCCATCAGGCTATGTCTATCCAAGAGAGCCCAGATCACGAATCAAACACGGTTATGTTCGTTATGCAAAAAGGTTACGAACTAAACGGCCGTGTTGTTCGTCCAGCAATGGTTATGGTTGCTAAGTAAGCTTTTTACTACCGCTGAAAACAATTTGAAAATGCCCATCACATTGATGATGGGCATTTTTTATTCCATCAGTTGCACTGTTTTATTTTTCCCCTAGAAATTGAAAGTTGATCTTCTTCAAATATTTTCTTATTAGGGATTATTTCTCTTATAGTGAAAATTTGTTCAGTTTTTATTCTGTGTTTCGAACTCAAGCTTCATAACTTCCTGTAATTACTTACTTTGTGAAAGCTTGTGCTGGATGTTGGGGAAGTATCTAGTGATTTTTGCTGATATTCAGCGTTAACAAATTTGTAAACTTTCTCTTTATTTTGTAACTTCTCTGTGTATGATTTGCGACGAATGCTTTAAAAGTAAGCATATATAACTACAAAAGCGTTAATAGCAAACACAACATATCGGAGATTTACGATGGATAAATCGCTTTCTAGTAAGATTTTTGTCGGCTTGTTTGCCGGCCTCATTTTGGGAACTGCAATCCAATACTTATTTAACGGTGTTGCGATTTTTGACACTTACTTACTTGGAACGGCAGAAGGTGTGGGCGGCATGTTCGTCTCGCTGATTAAATTGTTGGTTGTTCCTTTGGTTTATGTCTCAATCGTATGTGGCATTGTTGATCTTAAAGATATCAGCGCGTTTGGTCGCCTTGGTGGTAAAACCTTTGCGCTTTATATCGTTAACACAATTATTGCGATTACAGCTGCTCTGACAGTCGGCCTTATTTTCCAACCTGGTGCAGGTGCTAATTTAGCCGGTACCGTTGCTGAAACCGTTAAACTGACCACAACTGAAACGCCAGATATCTTTTCTCTCGTAGTTAACATTGTTCCTAGCAATCCAGTTCAGGCATTTGCTAATGGCGACATGCTACAAATCATTTTTATGGCAATTCTGACCGGTTTGGCGATTCAAGCTTTGGATTCTCGTGGTGGTCCTGCTATCCGCACCTTTAAGATGGCTAATGAGATCATGATGAAGCTTGTTGGGTTGGTGATGAGCCTTGCGCCTTACGGTGTATTCGCGCTGATGATTCAATTAGGTGCGACGCTGGATGCAAACACGCTAATGTCCGTTGCAGGTTATGTTGCTTTGGTTGTGACTATGCTTGTGTTCTGGATTTTCGTTTTCTATCCAATGGCGGTAGGTATTGCTACAGGCACGTCTCCGAAGACATTTCTTCGTGCGACTCGCGAGCAGATTTTATTTTCTCTATCTACGGCAAGCTCAAACGCGACCATTCCTGTAACGATGCGTACTCTGACAGACAAGCTACAGGTGTCTAAATCAGTTGCTGGTTTTGGTGTGCCACTAGGCGCGACAATGAACATGTCAGGTGTGTCTATCTATATTGCTCTGGCTACATTGTTTGTCGCGAACGCTTTTGGCCAGCCAATTAATACTTCGGACATTTTCACCTTAGGCTTGACGATTCTTCTATTATCGATTGGTGCGGGTGGCGTTCCTGGCGGTGGTGTTGTGATGGTTGGGGTTCTGCTTCACCAACTCGGTTTGCCACCAGAAGGCCTGGCAATTATTGCTGCGGTTGACCGTATTAATGACATGTTCTGTACCTCATCAAACGTGGTGGGTGATACTGCAGTCAACACTATTGTTGCAAAAACAGAAGGTGAGATTGGTAAAGAGGAGAGCGTTGATGCTGAGCCAGTACAGGCAAATGCATAGTAGCGTTACTCAATAAACAAGAAAGCGAGCTATTACGGCTCGCTTTCTTGTTTTCTGGGCCATGAGTGCCCATTTTCTCTTGGTTAGTGTTGCTTTATTGAACGACAGTGATGTGACCTAATCCTAACTAATCAGAAAGAAAGCGATTAAATCAGAAAAAAAACGCTTTTTTTCAATTCTGCCCTTGAAAAGCATTT
This window contains:
- the recN gene encoding DNA repair protein RecN is translated as MLAHLSVNNFAIVKSLQLELSKGMTTITGETGAGKSIAIDALGLCLGGRADAGMVRQGEEKTEVSAAFLLDNNLHATRWLEDNDLLDGSECILRRIITKEGRSRAFINGSPVPLSQLKSLGQLLINIHGQHAHHQLMKSDHQMAMLDQYAGHLNLLKSTRSAYQHWRQADNNLKQLKENSQQNQAQKQLLEYQIKELNELSLGEEEFAELEQEHKRLSNSGELAATCQQAIELIYEGEEVNALGILQSANHSLIQLAELDEKLAELPNMLAEAMIQLEETKNELRSYLDGIDVDPGRMAYVEERFSKVMSMARKHHVMPEELYQHHQDLLAQIEALDCSDERLDELAQEVEQKYQSFLTAAEKLHKSRSRYAKELNKLISQSMHELSMEKAVFSIAVNNDNAHPSPLGMDSVCFLVSTNPGQPLQPIAKVASGGELSRISLAIQVITAQKVDTPSLIFDEVDVGISGPTAAVVGKMLRKLGESTQVLCVTHLPQVAGCGHQQMFVAKQTKKGQTETQMHALDEQQRVAELARLLGGSQITDSTLANAKELLIAA
- the nadK gene encoding NAD(+) kinase → MKNPCNVIAIIGKPRDQQAIQTHSELYQWLTSEGYQVFIDDRLTAILDEIPPKQFASLVELGQNADLAIVVGGDGNMLGAARILSRFDVPVIGVNRGNLGFLTDLNPDDFQAALKAVLDGEYIEEERFLLEAEVHRHGQIKSHNAALNEAVLHPGQIAHMIEFEVYIDESFAFSLRADGLIVSTPTGSTAYSLSGGGPILSPSLNAISLVPMFPHTLSSRPLVVDGNRRIKLLVSPENRGTQEVSCDGQVSLPVSPGDEIHIYQSPNVLKLVHPKDYSYYHVLRNKLGWSSKLF
- the grpE gene encoding nucleotide exchange factor GrpE, whose protein sequence is MSNEENKVTEEELDQIIEEAEKVEAAAQEAEAELEEVGDEKDAKIAQLEAALLSSETKVKDQQDAVLRAKADVENMRRRTEQEIDKARKYALNKFAEELLPVIDNLERAIQAADTENEVIKPILEGVELTHKTFVDVVSKFGLKEINPEGEAFNPEFHQAMSIQESPDHESNTVMFVMQKGYELNGRVVRPAMVMVAK
- a CDS encoding dicarboxylate/amino acid:cation symporter is translated as MDKSLSSKIFVGLFAGLILGTAIQYLFNGVAIFDTYLLGTAEGVGGMFVSLIKLLVVPLVYVSIVCGIVDLKDISAFGRLGGKTFALYIVNTIIAITAALTVGLIFQPGAGANLAGTVAETVKLTTTETPDIFSLVVNIVPSNPVQAFANGDMLQIIFMAILTGLAIQALDSRGGPAIRTFKMANEIMMKLVGLVMSLAPYGVFALMIQLGATLDANTLMSVAGYVALVVTMLVFWIFVFYPMAVGIATGTSPKTFLRATREQILFSLSTASSNATIPVTMRTLTDKLQVSKSVAGFGVPLGATMNMSGVSIYIALATLFVANAFGQPINTSDIFTLGLTILLLSIGAGGVPGGGVVMVGVLLHQLGLPPEGLAIIAAVDRINDMFCTSSNVVGDTAVNTIVAKTEGEIGKEESVDAEPVQANA